A stretch of Fundicoccus culcitae DNA encodes these proteins:
- the lsrK gene encoding autoinducer-2 kinase, which translates to MSKELLLALDGGSSSFRAIIFDRNGNQLFINQREWHHLHDPEIPGSMGFDFKENWELISSCINELIISNNINPEDIIGLSTTTMREGFVLYDESGEELIGFANVDSRSIEESSFLKKNYPDLESELYKSTGESYALGALPRLLWVKNNLPDLMDKGYCFNMLNDWISYKLTGILASEPSNSSTSGLFNIHSRTWELEKLEIFDITLNSVPVIESGSLLGFVSKEASEKTGLSTNTSVIMGGGDVQLGCVGLGILENNETALIGGTFWQLAHNTDTVSVDPNQSIRFNCHALPNMWQHELIAWQVGNSIDWFLEAFFSSELLELKSKNALYTFINENIVDIPPGSYGTLALFSNTMNMMTLKNCAPTFTNFQLDSTKYNRFSFYKALMESVALVVLQHKQKIEQFSNEPIKELVFAGGASNNSIWCQIISDALGIPVKVPKVKEATAFGAALTAGIGTQLINKEKAAKLIQFEKIYYPNFENTQIYKNLVGKWRVAYEAQLSLADNGITDSMWRAPGI; encoded by the coding sequence ATGAGTAAGGAACTTCTATTAGCATTAGATGGTGGCTCCAGTAGTTTTAGAGCTATTATCTTTGATAGAAATGGCAATCAACTGTTTATTAATCAACGCGAATGGCATCATTTACATGACCCTGAAATACCTGGTAGTATGGGGTTCGATTTTAAAGAAAATTGGGAACTAATATCCTCATGTATTAATGAACTAATAATAAGTAATAATATTAATCCGGAGGATATTATTGGACTTTCAACAACCACTATGAGAGAAGGTTTTGTATTATATGATGAATCCGGTGAAGAATTAATTGGTTTTGCTAATGTTGACTCTAGATCAATAGAAGAGTCTTCTTTTTTAAAAAAGAATTACCCAGATCTAGAATCTGAATTATACAAATCTACTGGTGAATCATATGCATTAGGGGCTCTACCAAGATTGTTATGGGTTAAAAACAATTTGCCAGATTTAATGGATAAAGGATATTGTTTTAATATGCTAAACGATTGGATTAGCTATAAACTTACAGGAATTCTAGCAAGTGAACCTAGCAATTCGAGTACTAGTGGATTGTTTAATATCCACAGCCGAACATGGGAGCTTGAGAAATTGGAAATTTTTGATATTACTTTAAATAGTGTTCCCGTCATTGAATCAGGGAGTTTACTAGGTTTTGTGAGTAAAGAGGCTTCAGAAAAAACTGGTCTTTCTACAAATACTAGTGTGATTATGGGTGGTGGTGATGTTCAGTTAGGGTGTGTTGGGCTAGGCATTTTAGAAAATAATGAAACCGCTTTAATCGGAGGCACCTTTTGGCAATTAGCTCATAATACTGATACTGTTTCTGTTGACCCAAATCAGAGTATACGGTTTAATTGTCATGCCCTGCCGAATATGTGGCAACACGAATTAATCGCATGGCAAGTCGGAAATAGTATTGATTGGTTTTTAGAAGCCTTCTTTAGTTCAGAGCTTCTTGAACTAAAGAGTAAAAATGCTTTATATACTTTTATAAATGAAAATATTGTGGATATCCCACCTGGTTCCTATGGTACTCTTGCACTTTTTTCTAATACGATGAATATGATGACTCTTAAAAATTGTGCACCAACCTTTACTAATTTTCAATTAGATTCAACAAAATATAACCGATTTTCATTTTATAAAGCATTGATGGAAAGTGTTGCGTTAGTTGTTTTACAACATAAACAAAAAATTGAACAATTTTCTAACGAACCAATTAAAGAGTTGGTTTTCGCAGGTGGAGCTTCGAACAACAGTATCTGGTGTCAAATTATTTCTGATGCTTTAGGGATTCCAGTGAAAGTTCCAAAAGTGAAAGAAGCAACTGCGTTTGGAGCCGCACTTACTGCCGGCATAGGTACTCAATTAATTAATAAAGAAAAAGCTGCTAAATTGATTCAATTTGAAAAAATTTACTATCCTAATTTTGAGAATACACAAATCTATAAAAACTTAGTGGGCAAATGGCGTGTAGCATACGAAGCGCAATTATCATTAGCTGACAATGGTATAACTGATTCAATGTGGCGTGCACCTGGAATATAA
- a CDS encoding cupin domain-containing protein, producing MYILNENEKEYRFGDSGPKYLIKGPRVNFAIVRFNPGEDFSAHYHQIMEENFYILEGKVDIYVDDKKNSLAAGDLIHIEPNEVHYLKNNYDVPVKMIALLGPHQVVDKIDVPDYKIPE from the coding sequence ATGTACATACTTAATGAAAATGAAAAAGAATATCGATTTGGCGATAGTGGTCCGAAATATTTAATTAAAGGCCCAAGAGTAAATTTTGCAATAGTTAGATTTAATCCTGGCGAAGACTTTTCTGCACACTATCATCAAATTATGGAAGAAAATTTTTATATTTTGGAAGGTAAAGTAGATATTTATGTTGATGACAAAAAAAATAGCCTAGCTGCAGGAGATTTAATTCATATCGAACCTAATGAAGTTCATTATTTAAAAAACAATTATGATGTGCCTGTAAAAATGATCGCTTTATTAGGCCCACATCAAGTAGTTGATAAAATTGATGTTCCTGATTATAAAATTCCTGAATAG
- a CDS encoding sugar ABC transporter ATP-binding protein, with the protein MSTTSLVECREICKSFSGVEVLKGVNLSLDKGDVLAIIGGNGAGKSTLMKIIMGMYSKDKGELIIEGNTVDVMNPSKALKNGIYLVPQEPLLFPNMTVEENIFIGLPGNKGENLQFLKNTLDFLDWDIDLDRQAMTLSIAEQQLVEILKGLVRKSKVLILDEPTSSLTYNEVSSLFKLINKLREDGIGIVYITHRLTEVFEIANKIVILRDGRVTLEGSVSEFTEADLIKGLLPENVEISKYSASYDQNFEDSEVVFEVKNISGNGFKDISFNIRSGEILGLAGVVGAGRTEVAESIFGRDKIKEGNVLLQNIDITGKSTSEVIDLGLNYVPEDRFRNGIFKIRSIGENITASSLEAMKGIFVDRDVENNNYKYFKEKFNIVSRDIDQEIGNLSGGNQQKIVISKTVASMPRVLILDEPTRGVDAGAREDVYKIITQLKDTGVGILVISSDMEEIVQLSDRVITMYRGRINSEFVGRNVTIDNLTPAIFGIPKIEVSNEKNN; encoded by the coding sequence TTGAGTACAACATCACTTGTTGAATGTCGAGAAATATGTAAATCTTTTTCTGGGGTTGAAGTTCTGAAAGGTGTTAATCTATCCTTGGATAAAGGAGATGTACTTGCAATAATTGGAGGAAACGGAGCTGGGAAAAGCACATTAATGAAGATCATTATGGGTATGTATAGTAAGGATAAAGGGGAATTGATTATTGAAGGAAATACTGTGGATGTTATGAATCCATCAAAAGCTCTTAAAAATGGTATCTATCTAGTTCCTCAAGAACCTTTGTTATTTCCAAATATGACAGTTGAAGAAAATATTTTTATTGGATTACCTGGGAATAAAGGAGAAAATCTACAATTTCTCAAGAATACACTAGATTTTTTAGATTGGGATATTGATTTAGATAGACAAGCGATGACTTTGTCTATAGCAGAGCAACAATTGGTTGAAATTTTAAAAGGATTAGTACGAAAGTCAAAGGTATTAATCTTAGATGAACCAACTAGTTCATTGACTTACAACGAAGTTTCATCTCTTTTCAAATTAATTAATAAATTACGTGAAGATGGAATAGGTATAGTTTATATAACACATCGGTTAACTGAAGTATTTGAAATAGCTAATAAAATAGTCATACTTAGAGATGGAAGAGTTACATTGGAAGGATCCGTTAGTGAATTTACTGAAGCAGATTTGATAAAAGGTTTATTACCTGAGAATGTAGAAATTAGTAAATATTCAGCATCGTATGATCAAAACTTTGAAGATTCAGAGGTTGTTTTTGAAGTAAAAAATATAAGTGGTAATGGATTTAAGGATATTTCTTTTAACATTAGATCTGGTGAAATACTTGGTTTAGCTGGTGTAGTGGGTGCTGGGCGAACAGAAGTAGCTGAATCTATATTTGGAAGAGATAAAATAAAAGAAGGTAATGTTTTATTACAGAATATTGATATAACTGGAAAATCTACGTCGGAAGTAATCGATTTAGGATTAAACTATGTTCCTGAAGATAGATTTAGAAATGGAATCTTTAAAATTCGTTCAATTGGAGAGAATATTACGGCATCATCACTTGAAGCGATGAAAGGGATTTTTGTAGATAGAGACGTCGAGAATAATAACTATAAATACTTTAAAGAAAAATTTAATATTGTGTCAAGAGATATTGATCAAGAAATAGGTAATCTATCAGGTGGGAACCAACAGAAAATTGTTATATCTAAAACAGTAGCTTCAATGCCTAGAGTTTTGATACTAGATGAACCTACTCGTGGAGTGGATGCCGGAGCGCGTGAAGATGTATATAAAATTATTACACAATTAAAAGACACTGGAGTTGGCATACTAGTTATTTCTTCAGATATGGAAGAAATTGTGCAACTATCTGATAGAGTAATCACAATGTATAGAGGTAGAATAAATAGTGAATTTGTTGGACGAAATGTTACCATAGATAATTTAACGCCAGCTATATTTGGTATTCCTAAAATAGAGGTGTCAAATGAAAAGAATAATTAA
- a CDS encoding iron-containing alcohol dehydrogenase, with protein sequence MKNFVYNIPTKLYFGKDQIKNLPDLLNLFGKRVLLTYGGGSVKRSGLYNTIIELLADYEIVELANIEVNPRVDSVRQGATLCKEHQIDVILAVGGGSVIDASKMIAAASKYDGDAWDLVKHPKRIEEVLPLIDILTLSATGSEMNASAVISNTITKEKLNVYNKKLYPHASICDPTYTFSVPKNQTAAGTADIMAHTIETYFSIEDDVYIQDKLCESILKTCIHYLPMVLQEPENYDARANLMWASTLAQNGIISFGKGGPWSSHHIEHILSAYYDIPHAVGMAILIPRWMNYVLNQNTVKQFAVYAENVWGITQQSDIFKTARLGIRETYEFFSNSGLPLTLPEVGVKSNEHFSEIAELASPYLTKSYISLSKDDIIRILESCMNPFYN encoded by the coding sequence ATGAAAAATTTTGTTTATAATATCCCAACAAAATTGTACTTTGGAAAAGATCAAATAAAAAATTTGCCTGATTTACTAAACCTTTTTGGTAAAAGAGTCTTGCTTACATACGGAGGCGGAAGTGTCAAAAGGTCAGGTCTTTATAATACTATCATTGAATTATTAGCTGATTATGAAATAGTTGAATTAGCTAATATCGAGGTAAATCCTCGAGTTGATTCAGTAAGACAAGGAGCGACATTGTGCAAAGAACACCAAATTGATGTTATTTTAGCTGTTGGTGGTGGATCTGTTATTGATGCATCAAAGATGATTGCTGCTGCCTCGAAATATGATGGAGATGCTTGGGATTTAGTTAAGCATCCAAAGAGAATAGAAGAAGTTTTGCCACTTATAGATATTTTAACTCTTTCAGCAACAGGATCTGAAATGAATGCCTCTGCAGTAATATCAAACACAATTACCAAAGAAAAACTTAATGTATACAATAAAAAGTTATATCCACATGCATCTATCTGTGATCCCACTTATACTTTTAGCGTCCCTAAAAACCAAACGGCTGCTGGCACTGCTGATATAATGGCACATACAATAGAAACTTATTTTAGCATAGAAGATGATGTATATATTCAAGATAAGTTATGCGAAAGCATTTTAAAAACTTGTATTCATTATTTACCTATGGTTTTACAAGAACCAGAAAATTATGATGCTAGAGCAAACCTCATGTGGGCATCAACTTTAGCTCAAAATGGGATCATCAGTTTTGGAAAAGGAGGCCCATGGTCAAGTCACCATATTGAGCATATACTATCTGCCTATTATGATATTCCTCATGCAGTCGGAATGGCAATCTTGATACCTCGTTGGATGAATTATGTTCTCAACCAGAATACTGTTAAGCAATTTGCAGTTTACGCTGAAAACGTTTGGGGCATCACACAACAAAGTGATATTTTTAAAACTGCAAGATTAGGTATTAGAGAGACATATGAATTTTTCTCAAACTCAGGATTACCTCTCACTTTACCTGAAGTAGGAGTTAAATCAAATGAACATTTTTCAGAAATAGCTGAATTAGCTTCACCATACTTAACCAAATCATATATATCACTATCTAAGGATGATATCATCCGCATTTTAGAATCTTGTATGAATCCTTTTTATAATTAA
- the gloA gene encoding lactoylglutathione lyase, with protein sequence MVQKLLHVCYRVQDLEATLKFYTELFDFSISREDKFPDDKFDLVYLTVPGSDFEIELTYNYDNGPYIIGDGYSHLAIAVDDLDDMHKKCKQAGYQTSDLKGLPGTPPTYFFVSDPDGYRLEVMLEK encoded by the coding sequence ATGGTACAAAAATTATTACATGTTTGTTATAGAGTTCAAGATTTAGAGGCAACTTTGAAGTTTTATACTGAATTATTTGATTTTTCAATTAGTAGAGAAGATAAATTTCCTGATGATAAATTTGATTTAGTATACTTAACTGTTCCAGGAAGTGATTTTGAAATAGAGTTAACATACAATTATGACAATGGTCCCTATATAATTGGTGATGGTTATAGCCATTTAGCGATTGCTGTTGACGATCTTGATGATATGCATAAAAAATGTAAACAGGCAGGGTATCAAACTAGTGATTTAAAAGGGCTCCCTGGGACACCACCTACTTACTTTTTTGTGTCAGATCCAGATGGTTATCGTCTTGAAGTAATGTTAGAAAAATAA
- a CDS encoding four-carbon acid sugar kinase family protein has translation MENKTNNYIEDEIELKLINEKPRNLKIIVLDDDPTGSQTLSDVPIYTAWDENTLRKAFKETSPMFYILTNSRALSKKETIKVHSDIMHNLTIIGKSLSSKFLIVSRSDSTLRGHYPIETQIISEFIPDLDGEIICPAFIESGRVTIDNVHYIMENNILLPVNKTEFAKDNTFGYENANLIDYIKEKHEREDISIESISLDNLRSFNESEIMNILINISNFGKIIVNAENYLDLKIFVLFLFKAINKGKKFVVRSAASIVKLLGIQFSDNIINDITQDSKNKNGAMYIIGSHTNLTTRQFSRLKKIKDIYCIELDVKKFLSKKEKKGYIEQISKLIDKHIFNNTTVVIYTQREVIVGNNKEESLLISIEISDSIQQIVQKLSVKPRYILTKGGITSSDIAVKALGVKKAMVMGQIIKGVSVWQLGSESKFRKIPFIVFPGNVGNEWSLVEIYNKLSV, from the coding sequence TTGGAAAATAAAACAAATAATTATATTGAAGATGAAATTGAATTGAAACTAATAAATGAAAAACCTAGAAATCTAAAAATAATAGTTTTAGACGATGATCCTACAGGATCTCAGACATTATCAGATGTCCCGATTTATACTGCTTGGGATGAAAATACATTAAGAAAAGCATTTAAAGAAACAAGTCCTATGTTCTATATTCTTACAAATTCTAGAGCATTATCTAAAAAAGAAACTATAAAAGTTCATAGTGATATTATGCACAATTTAACAATAATAGGAAAATCACTTAGTTCCAAATTTCTTATCGTAAGTAGAAGTGATTCTACTTTAAGAGGACATTATCCAATTGAGACTCAGATAATTTCTGAGTTTATTCCAGATTTGGATGGTGAAATAATTTGTCCAGCATTTATAGAGAGCGGAAGAGTAACTATAGATAATGTTCACTATATTATGGAAAATAATATTTTACTACCTGTAAATAAAACTGAATTTGCTAAAGATAATACTTTTGGCTATGAAAATGCAAACCTAATTGATTATATTAAAGAGAAGCACGAAAGAGAGGATATTTCTATAGAAAGTATTTCACTGGATAATTTAAGAAGCTTCAATGAAAGTGAAATAATGAATATTTTAATAAATATTTCAAATTTTGGAAAAATAATAGTGAATGCAGAAAACTATTTAGATTTAAAAATCTTTGTATTGTTTTTGTTTAAAGCAATTAACAAAGGAAAAAAATTTGTAGTTAGGTCTGCGGCTTCGATAGTAAAGCTTTTAGGGATTCAATTTTCAGATAATATTATTAATGATATCACTCAAGATTCAAAAAATAAGAATGGAGCAATGTACATAATCGGTTCACACACAAATTTAACCACTAGACAATTTTCAAGACTCAAAAAAATTAAAGATATTTACTGTATTGAATTAGATGTTAAAAAATTTTTGTCAAAAAAAGAGAAAAAAGGTTATATAGAACAAATCTCAAAACTAATTGATAAGCATATTTTTAATAATACGACTGTTGTGATATATACCCAAAGAGAAGTGATTGTTGGAAATAATAAGGAAGAATCCTTATTAATATCAATTGAGATTTCTGATTCAATACAGCAAATTGTACAAAAATTATCAGTTAAACCAAGATATATTTTAACTAAAGGAGGGATTACTTCAAGTGATATAGCAGTAAAGGCATTAGGTGTTAAGAAGGCGATGGTTATGGGGCAAATCATTAAAGGTGTCTCTGTTTGGCAATTAGGTTCCGAATCGAAGTTTAGAAAAATACCGTTTATTGTTTTTCCAGGAAATGTTGGTAATGAATGGTCATTAGTAGAAATTTATAATAAATTATCGGTTTAA
- a CDS encoding sugar-binding transcriptional regulator, with amino-acid sequence MEDFKLNDFFKQHNLVKVAWYYYIEGITQQEIADIMGVSRMKINKMLDEARQKNIIQFFIPVAARNKLELEKELINMFNLQDAFVVPVSTDNNMNEALGKAAAIYVNNMLQTNSYINMGYGDTLHHFISYLSSITDKPVSVVSLTGGIDPYLPTKNSYNFNVNLNLIPAPLFMNSKESADNILLEKSVQEVFELSELSSITITGVGEVSNNSTIVKTGILTTNEVKKMQVQGAVADILMHFIDKDGNLIESEIEDRVVSRKLDTLKNMKNVIAVAGGESKTNAILAALKTGIFKVLITSEEDAKKIIERSKNDE; translated from the coding sequence ATGGAAGATTTTAAATTAAATGATTTTTTTAAACAACATAACCTAGTAAAAGTAGCTTGGTATTATTATATAGAAGGGATAACTCAACAAGAGATAGCCGATATAATGGGTGTCTCAAGAATGAAAATTAATAAAATGTTGGATGAAGCAAGACAGAAAAATATCATCCAATTTTTCATACCAGTAGCTGCTAGGAACAAACTAGAACTAGAAAAAGAACTAATTAATATGTTTAATTTACAAGATGCATTCGTAGTTCCGGTATCTACCGATAACAATATGAATGAAGCGCTAGGTAAAGCAGCAGCAATTTATGTAAATAATATGCTTCAAACGAACTCTTATATTAATATGGGGTATGGAGATACACTACATCACTTCATCTCATATTTATCTAGCATTACTGATAAACCAGTTTCAGTAGTCTCACTGACTGGAGGAATAGACCCCTACTTACCAACAAAAAATTCATATAACTTTAATGTGAATCTCAATCTAATCCCAGCACCGTTATTCATGAACTCTAAAGAATCAGCCGACAATATACTTCTAGAAAAATCAGTTCAAGAAGTATTTGAATTATCAGAATTATCTTCAATTACAATCACTGGTGTTGGTGAAGTATCAAATAATTCAACTATTGTAAAAACAGGAATATTGACAACTAACGAGGTTAAAAAGATGCAAGTCCAAGGTGCCGTTGCTGATATCTTAATGCATTTCATTGATAAAGATGGTAATCTTATCGAGTCTGAGATAGAAGATAGAGTTGTTAGTAGGAAGTTAGATACATTAAAAAATATGAAAAATGTAATTGCAGTTGCTGGAGGTGAAAGTAAAACAAATGCAATACTGGCTGCTTTAAAAACAGGTATTTTTAAAGTATTGATCACTAGTGAGGAAGATGCAAAAAAAATAATTGAAAGGAGTAAGAATGATGAGTAA